A window from Prochlorococcus marinus CUG1435 encodes these proteins:
- a CDS encoding pentapeptide repeat-containing protein, with translation MSIEMVSIFSSLHKSCKRLFIFLPLIIGLLINPISANALYPSDPSSVDVLKDDLHGADLHNTEYVKYDLSNQDLGEANLQGAYMSVTTAKNSSFKGANMTDLIAYATRFDNADFTDANLTNGELMKSVFDGAIIDGADFTDANLDLSQRKSLCERASGTNSQTGVNTIDSLECTGLKGYMPPKPKA, from the coding sequence ATGTCGATCGAAATGGTCTCTATTTTTTCATCACTACATAAGTCTTGTAAAAGACTATTTATTTTTCTTCCATTAATTATTGGGTTACTTATTAATCCAATATCTGCAAATGCACTCTATCCTAGTGATCCTTCATCAGTTGACGTTCTAAAAGATGATCTTCATGGAGCTGACCTTCATAATACTGAATATGTTAAATATGATTTATCTAATCAAGATTTAGGAGAAGCTAATCTTCAAGGCGCATATATGAGTGTAACTACAGCAAAAAACTCTAGTTTTAAAGGAGCCAATATGACAGACCTCATTGCATATGCAACACGCTTCGATAATGCTGACTTTACTGATGCAAATCTTACTAATGGTGAGCTAATGAAAAGTGTTTTTGATGGAGCAATTATTGATGGGGCAGACTTTACTGATGCAAATCTCGATCTTTCTCAGAGAAAATCATTATGTGAAAGAGCTAGTGGAACTAACTCACAAACTGGAGTTAATACAATTGATAGTCTTGAATGCACTGGCTTAAAAGGTTACATGCCTCCAAAGCCAAAAGCATAA